A section of the Bradyrhizobium oligotrophicum S58 genome encodes:
- a CDS encoding GcrA family cell cycle regulator, producing MTVLTWSDDRVEQLKKLWEAGLSASQIAAELGNVTRNAVIGKVHRLGLSGRAKSPATAAPRQRKAARPAQPMMRVTRPVARGNTALAQVFEVEAEPDPVAFDNVVPMNQRLSLLELNEATCHWPVGDPSSPDFFFCGGKALSGLPYCAQHSRVAYQPAADRRRQPAKSSPR from the coding sequence ATGACGGTATTGACCTGGTCCGACGATCGCGTCGAGCAGCTGAAAAAACTCTGGGAGGCCGGACTATCGGCCAGCCAGATCGCCGCGGAACTCGGAAACGTGACCCGCAACGCCGTGATCGGCAAGGTGCACCGGCTGGGCCTGTCCGGCCGCGCCAAGAGCCCGGCCACCGCGGCACCGCGCCAGCGCAAGGCGGCCCGTCCGGCCCAACCGATGATGCGGGTGACCCGTCCGGTCGCGCGCGGCAACACCGCGCTCGCACAGGTTTTCGAGGTCGAGGCGGAGCCCGATCCGGTTGCATTCGACAACGTCGTGCCGATGAACCAGCGGCTGTCGCTGCTGGAGCTCAACGAGGCGACCTGCCATTGGCCGGTCGGCGATCCCTCGAGCCCGGATTTCTTCTTCTGCGGCGGCAAGGCACTCTCGGGCCTGCCCTATTGCGCGCAGCATTCGCGCGTCGCCTATCAGCCCGCGGCCGACCGCCGCCGTCAGCCGGCGAAGTCGAGCCCGCGCTGA
- a CDS encoding aspartate aminotransferase family protein, with protein sequence MTSVAATHLLPVFARVDLSFERGEGAWLIATNGDRYLDFTSGVAVNSLGHAHPHLVQALQEQATKLWHMSNLFKSPDGERLATRLCEQSFADYVFFANSGAEAMEGAIKITRKYHAAKGHPERYRIITFEGAFHGRTLATLAATGSAKYLDGFGPPMDGFDQVPFGDIEAVKKAIGPHTAGILVEPVQGEGGVRTAPLPFYKALRQLCDDNGLLLVIDEVQTGMGRTGDLFAHRWLGVTPDVMSLAKALGGGFPIGAVLATAEAASGMTPGTHGSTFGGNPLAVAAANAVLDVMLAPGFFDHVRKMSLLLKQKLASVVDRHPDIISEIRGEGLLVGIKAVVPSGDLVAALRDQKLLTVGAGDNVVRFLPPLIVNESEIEQSVEMLDRACTALSGGHGKQAVAS encoded by the coding sequence ATGACAAGTGTTGCTGCTACGCATCTCCTCCCCGTATTCGCCCGGGTCGATCTTTCTTTCGAGCGCGGCGAAGGCGCGTGGCTGATCGCAACCAATGGCGATCGCTATCTCGACTTCACCTCCGGCGTCGCCGTCAATTCGCTCGGCCATGCCCATCCGCATCTGGTTCAGGCGCTGCAGGAGCAGGCGACCAAGCTCTGGCACATGTCGAACCTGTTCAAGAGCCCGGATGGCGAACGGCTCGCAACGCGGCTCTGCGAGCAGAGCTTCGCCGACTACGTCTTCTTCGCCAATTCCGGCGCCGAGGCGATGGAAGGCGCGATCAAGATCACGCGCAAATATCACGCCGCCAAAGGCCATCCCGAACGCTACCGTATCATTACCTTTGAAGGCGCGTTCCACGGCCGCACGCTGGCGACGCTCGCCGCGACAGGTTCCGCCAAGTATCTCGATGGCTTCGGTCCGCCGATGGACGGCTTCGACCAGGTTCCGTTCGGCGACATCGAAGCGGTGAAGAAGGCAATCGGTCCGCACACCGCCGGCATCCTGGTCGAGCCGGTGCAGGGCGAGGGCGGGGTGCGTACCGCGCCGCTGCCGTTCTACAAGGCGCTGCGCCAGCTCTGCGACGACAACGGACTCTTGCTCGTCATCGACGAGGTCCAGACCGGCATGGGCCGCACCGGCGATCTGTTCGCGCATCGCTGGCTCGGTGTGACGCCGGACGTGATGTCGCTGGCCAAGGCGCTCGGCGGCGGCTTTCCCATCGGCGCCGTGCTCGCGACGGCCGAGGCGGCGTCCGGCATGACGCCGGGCACGCACGGCTCGACCTTCGGCGGCAATCCGCTGGCGGTGGCCGCGGCCAATGCCGTGCTCGACGTGATGCTGGCGCCGGGCTTCTTCGATCACGTCCGCAAGATGTCGCTGCTGCTCAAGCAGAAGCTCGCGTCCGTCGTCGATCGTCATCCCGACATCATCTCCGAGATCCGCGGCGAGGGGCTGCTGGTCGGCATCAAGGCCGTGGTGCCGTCGGGCGATCTGGTCGCGGCGCTGCGTGACCAGAAGCTGCTGACGGTCGGCGCCGGCGACAACGTCGTGCGCTTCCTGCCGCCGCTGATCGTCAATGAATCCGAAATCGAACAATCGGTCGAGATGCTCGATCGCGCCTGTACGGCGCTGTCGGGCGGCCATGGGAAGCAGGCGGTCGCATCATGA
- the argF gene encoding ornithine carbamoyltransferase — MGNTPRHFLDLTEMPVEELRNVLALSSAMKKNLKAREPAKKPLDGKVLAMIFDKPSTRTRVSFDVGMRQLGGEAIMLTGTEMQLGRGETIADTARVLSRYVDAIMIRILSHEALLELAAHATVPVINGLTRRSHPCQVMADVMTFEEHRGSIEGRTVAWTGDDNNVLASWAHAAERFKFRLNVATPPQLSPGKPMKDFIRATRADIKLGHDPEEAVTGADCVVTDTWVSMGDKDGEHRHNLLKPYQVNAQLMARAKPEALFMHCLPAHRGEEVTDEVIDGPQSVVFDEAENRLHAQKGILAWCFGERA, encoded by the coding sequence ATGGGCAATACGCCGCGTCATTTCCTCGATCTCACCGAGATGCCGGTCGAGGAGCTGCGCAACGTGCTGGCGCTGTCCAGCGCGATGAAGAAGAACTTGAAGGCGCGCGAGCCAGCGAAGAAGCCGCTCGACGGCAAGGTGCTGGCGATGATCTTCGACAAGCCGTCGACGCGCACCCGCGTGTCGTTCGACGTCGGCATGCGCCAGCTCGGCGGCGAGGCGATCATGCTGACCGGCACCGAGATGCAGCTCGGCCGCGGCGAGACCATCGCCGACACCGCGCGCGTGCTGTCGCGCTATGTCGACGCCATCATGATCCGCATCCTCAGCCACGAGGCGCTGCTCGAGCTCGCCGCGCACGCCACCGTGCCCGTGATCAACGGCCTGACACGGCGCTCGCATCCCTGCCAGGTGATGGCCGACGTGATGACGTTCGAGGAGCATCGCGGCTCGATCGAGGGCCGCACCGTGGCCTGGACCGGCGACGACAACAACGTGCTGGCCTCCTGGGCGCATGCCGCCGAGCGCTTCAAGTTCCGCCTCAACGTCGCCACCCCGCCGCAGCTGTCGCCCGGCAAGCCGATGAAGGATTTCATCCGCGCCACCAGGGCCGACATCAAGCTCGGTCATGATCCGGAGGAGGCGGTGACCGGCGCCGACTGCGTCGTCACCGACACCTGGGTGTCGATGGGCGACAAGGACGGCGAGCATCGCCACAATCTGCTCAAGCCCTATCAGGTCAACGCCCAGCTGATGGCGCGCGCCAAGCCCGAGGCGCTGTTCATGCACTGCCTGCCGGCCCATCGTGGCGAGGAGGTCACCGACGAGGTGATCGACGGCCCGCAATCGGTGGTCTTCGACGAAGCCGAGAACCGCCTGCACGCCCAGAAGGGCATCCTGGCGTGGTGCTTCGGCGAGCGGGCGTAG
- a CDS encoding Hsp33 family molecular chaperone, translated as MTGSSPDTNINLDTSRMPSAVPVDDAVLPFEVAALDLRGRLTRMGPALDDILTKHAYPAPVGKLLGEAIVLTTLLGTSLKFDGRFILQTQTDGPVSFLVVDFQAPDRLRAYARYDEARLAEAKDSGGLLGKGHLAMTIDQGADMSRYQGLVALTGGSLEEAAHEYFLRSEQIPTRVRLAVGEEWSGGKHRWRAGGLLTQFLPKAPERLRQADLHPGDAPEGTELHAVEEDEAWVEGQSLVATVEDVELIDPALSGERLLYRLFHERGVRVFDLVPLQARCSCSRDAVANMLKSFSAQDRADMVKDDKVVVTCEFCSSVYQFTPHEAGVTEN; from the coding sequence ATGACAGGTTCTTCCCCCGACACCAACATCAATCTCGACACCAGCCGCATGCCCTCGGCCGTGCCGGTCGATGACGCCGTGCTGCCGTTCGAGGTTGCCGCGCTCGACCTGCGCGGCCGGCTCACCCGCATGGGGCCGGCGCTCGACGACATTCTCACCAAGCACGCCTATCCCGCTCCCGTGGGCAAGCTGCTCGGCGAAGCCATCGTGCTGACGACCTTGCTAGGCACGTCCCTGAAATTCGACGGCCGCTTCATCCTGCAGACCCAGACCGACGGCCCGGTGTCGTTCCTGGTGGTCGACTTCCAGGCGCCCGACCGTCTCCGCGCCTATGCGCGCTACGACGAGGCGAGGCTGGCGGAGGCCAAAGATTCCGGCGGCCTGCTCGGCAAGGGCCATCTGGCGATGACCATCGACCAGGGCGCGGACATGAGCCGCTATCAGGGTCTCGTCGCGCTCACCGGCGGCAGCCTGGAGGAGGCCGCGCACGAATACTTCCTGCGCTCGGAGCAGATCCCGACCCGCGTGCGCCTCGCCGTCGGCGAGGAGTGGAGCGGCGGCAAGCACCGCTGGCGCGCCGGTGGTCTGCTGACGCAGTTTCTGCCGAAGGCGCCCGAGCGCCTGCGTCAGGCCGACCTGCATCCGGGCGATGCGCCCGAGGGCACCGAGCTGCATGCGGTCGAGGAGGACGAGGCCTGGGTCGAGGGGCAGTCGCTGGTCGCGACCGTCGAGGACGTCGAGCTGATCGATCCGGCGCTCTCAGGCGAGCGGTTGCTGTACCGCCTGTTCCACGAACGCGGCGTCCGCGTGTTCGATCTGGTACCGCTGCAGGCACGCTGCTCCTGCTCGCGCGACGCGGTCGCCAACATGCTGAAGAGCTTCTCGGCCCAGGACCGCGCCGACATGGTGAAGGACGACAAGGTCGTCGTCACCTGCGAGTTCTGCTCCTCGGTCTATCAGTTCACCCCACACGAAGCCGGCGTGACGGAGAACTAG
- a CDS encoding TetR/AcrR family transcriptional regulator → MSTEDQILSAASEILEQQGPEAVTTRAVCQAASVTAPTLYHHFGDKRGLLRAVVMRGVETFMAQKRTNRQTADALADLKRGWNGWIAFALERPKLFRMMIDYTRSDPGASKEAFGLMRAVVERLEARGRLTTDVDTAARTIWAASNGIQSLFLQDVPAAEIKRSSDILLDALVARFVKTGG, encoded by the coding sequence ATGTCGACCGAAGATCAAATTCTGTCAGCTGCCTCCGAAATCCTGGAACAACAGGGACCCGAAGCCGTGACGACGCGGGCCGTGTGCCAAGCGGCGAGCGTCACCGCGCCAACGCTCTATCACCACTTCGGCGACAAGCGCGGATTGCTACGTGCCGTGGTCATGCGGGGGGTCGAAACGTTCATGGCACAGAAGCGGACCAACCGTCAGACCGCCGACGCCCTGGCCGATCTGAAGCGGGGCTGGAACGGCTGGATCGCCTTCGCACTCGAACGGCCAAAACTGTTCCGCATGATGATCGACTACACCCGCTCGGACCCAGGCGCGTCCAAAGAGGCTTTCGGACTCATGCGGGCGGTGGTCGAGCGGCTTGAAGCCCGAGGGCGTTTGACGACTGACGTGGATACGGCGGCACGAACCATCTGGGCAGCCTCGAACGGCATTCAGAGTCTGTTCTTGCAGGACGTACCGGCCGCCGAGATCAAGCGGTCGAGTGACATACTGCTGGATGCGCTCGTCGCGAGGTTCGTGAAAACGGGTGGGTGA
- a CDS encoding NAD-dependent epimerase/dehydratase family protein: MKNVFVTGGSGFVGKRLIARLRDMNAHVVALVRTDKAAAVEALGVSACRGDLQDETALTKSMQGCDTVFHIAGHLSEWDPHALFREVNVAGTRTMLAAAKAARASTFIAAGAAAVVMGRPKPMRDVTEDATLQGPSWAPYIATKAEADEMVRQANTAAFRTIVVRPPLIWGEGMPMLDAMVETAKAGHFALPDGGGQVMSTSHVDNVVACLLLAAEKGRGGQAYHVSDGQAGTLQQVIADLLGTRGVPPVQRSAPFGIAWRMAAVMETVWRLFRLRSKPPITRQTLRLIGQDFTLDISKARNDLGYTPVVTWAEGIARMRG; encoded by the coding sequence ATGAAAAACGTCTTTGTCACAGGCGGCTCTGGCTTCGTCGGCAAGCGCCTCATTGCGCGGTTGCGGGATATGAATGCACATGTGGTCGCGCTGGTTCGTACGGACAAGGCGGCGGCCGTCGAGGCTCTGGGCGTTTCGGCCTGTCGGGGCGATCTTCAGGACGAGACCGCGCTGACAAAGAGCATGCAGGGATGCGACACGGTCTTTCACATAGCCGGGCACTTGAGCGAGTGGGATCCTCATGCGTTGTTTCGCGAGGTCAACGTCGCCGGCACGCGCACGATGCTGGCCGCCGCCAAGGCGGCTCGCGCATCGACCTTCATCGCCGCGGGAGCTGCCGCGGTGGTGATGGGACGTCCGAAGCCGATGAGGGACGTCACGGAGGATGCGACGCTGCAAGGGCCGTCCTGGGCACCCTACATCGCGACCAAGGCGGAAGCCGACGAGATGGTGCGTCAGGCAAACACGGCGGCGTTTCGCACTATCGTGGTCCGGCCGCCGCTGATCTGGGGCGAAGGGATGCCGATGCTCGATGCCATGGTCGAGACCGCGAAGGCGGGTCATTTCGCGCTGCCCGACGGCGGCGGTCAGGTCATGTCCACCAGCCACGTGGATAATGTCGTCGCATGCCTGCTGTTGGCAGCCGAAAAAGGCCGGGGCGGGCAGGCCTACCATGTGTCCGACGGGCAGGCCGGCACGCTCCAGCAGGTCATCGCCGATCTGCTCGGCACGCGGGGCGTTCCACCGGTCCAAAGGTCCGCACCGTTCGGCATCGCCTGGCGTATGGCGGCCGTCATGGAGACCGTCTGGCGCCTGTTTCGTCTGCGCTCCAAGCCGCCGATCACGCGCCAGACACTGCGCCTGATCGGCCAGGATTTCACGCTCGATATCAGCAAGGCGCGAAACGACCTCGGTTACACCCCGGTCGTGACCTGGGCCGAAGGCATCGCACGCATGCGAGGATGA
- the apaG gene encoding Co2+/Mg2+ efflux protein ApaG has protein sequence MYRAVTRHIEVTVEPNFLPEKSSVADGRWFWSYTVVITNTGEETVRLRSRHWIITDGVGRQQEVRGEGVVGEQPVLAPGERFEYTSGVPLTTASGFMSGSYQMESDSGEQFDIAVPAFSLDSPEGKRVLN, from the coding sequence ATGTACCGCGCCGTGACTCGCCACATCGAAGTGACCGTCGAACCGAACTTCCTGCCCGAGAAATCGTCGGTCGCGGATGGCCGCTGGTTCTGGTCGTATACCGTCGTCATCACCAACACCGGCGAGGAGACCGTGCGGCTGCGCAGCCGGCATTGGATCATCACCGACGGCGTCGGCCGGCAGCAGGAGGTCCGCGGCGAAGGCGTGGTCGGCGAGCAGCCGGTGCTCGCCCCCGGCGAGCGCTTCGAATACACCTCCGGCGTCCCGCTCACCACCGCCTCCGGCTTCATGTCCGGCTCCTACCAGATGGAGAGCGACAGCGGCGAGCAGTTCGACATTGCGGTGCCCGCGTTCTCGCTGGACAGCCCCGAGGGCAAGCGGGTGTTGAACTAG
- a CDS encoding OpgC domain-containing protein — MTSIADRLAGPSVPGAAAAPAQAAETPAAASTAAPATTAAPAITFPAVGERELRLDLFRGLALWLIFIDHLPPNLLTWFTIRNYGFSDATEIFIFISGYTAAFVYGRAMQDAGFIVATARILRRVWQIYVAHVFLFTIFLAEISYVATSFENPLYTEEMGIMDFLKQPDVTIVQALILRFRPVNMDVLPLYIVLMLFLPLILWLMRWRPDVTLALSVVLYAVTWEFDLYLTAYPNGFWAFNPFAWQLLFVFGAWCALGGARRMSRILNSPITLGICVVYLVAAFCVTLTWYIPQLGHLMPRRIEQWMYPIDKTDLDVLRFAHFLALAALTVHYLPKDWPLLKSRWLRPLIVCGQHSLEIFCLGVFLAFAGHFVLAEVSGGAMMHAMISLCGILAMWGVASLISWYKREADKGAARKTVRTNADMAGGG, encoded by the coding sequence ATGACGTCGATTGCCGATCGCCTTGCCGGACCGTCCGTTCCCGGAGCCGCTGCCGCGCCTGCGCAGGCCGCGGAGACTCCCGCGGCTGCGAGCACGGCTGCGCCGGCCACCACGGCTGCGCCGGCGATCACCTTTCCCGCCGTCGGCGAGCGCGAGCTGCGGCTCGATCTGTTCCGCGGGCTGGCTTTGTGGCTGATCTTCATCGATCATTTGCCGCCGAACCTGCTGACCTGGTTCACGATCCGGAATTACGGATTTTCCGACGCGACCGAAATCTTCATCTTCATCTCCGGCTACACCGCGGCGTTCGTCTATGGGCGGGCGATGCAGGACGCCGGCTTCATCGTCGCGACCGCGCGCATCCTGCGCCGGGTCTGGCAGATCTACGTCGCGCACGTCTTCCTGTTCACGATCTTCCTCGCCGAAATCTCCTACGTGGCGACCAGCTTCGAGAACCCGCTCTACACCGAAGAGATGGGGATCATGGACTTCCTGAAGCAGCCGGACGTGACCATCGTCCAGGCGCTGATCCTGCGCTTTCGGCCGGTCAACATGGACGTGCTGCCGCTCTACATCGTGCTGATGCTGTTCCTGCCGCTGATCCTGTGGCTGATGCGCTGGCGCCCCGACGTGACGCTCGCGCTGTCCGTCGTGCTCTATGCGGTCACCTGGGAATTCGATCTCTATCTGACGGCGTATCCGAACGGCTTCTGGGCGTTCAATCCGTTTGCCTGGCAGCTGTTGTTCGTATTCGGCGCCTGGTGTGCGCTCGGCGGCGCCAGGCGCATGTCGCGCATCCTCAATTCACCGATCACGCTCGGCATCTGCGTCGTCTATCTGGTCGCGGCGTTCTGCGTGACCCTGACCTGGTACATTCCGCAGCTCGGTCACCTGATGCCGCGGCGAATCGAGCAATGGATGTATCCGATCGACAAGACCGACCTTGACGTGTTGCGCTTCGCGCATTTTCTCGCACTCGCAGCACTCACCGTGCACTATCTGCCCAAGGATTGGCCGCTGCTGAAGTCGCGCTGGCTGCGTCCGCTGATTGTTTGCGGGCAACACTCGCTGGAGATCTTCTGTCTCGGCGTGTTTCTGGCGTTTGCGGGCCACTTCGTCCTTGCCGAAGTGTCCGGGGGCGCCATGATGCACGCGATGATCAGCCTTTGCGGCATCCTCGCCATGTGGGGAGTTGCCTCGCTGATTTCGTGGTACAAGCGTGAGGCCGACAAGGGTGCAGCGCGAAAGACGGTGCGCACCAACGCCGATATGGCGGGAGGGGGCTGA
- a CDS encoding SGNH/GDSL hydrolase family protein, which yields MKSVSWLRFGIVALAVSLAASARAEDAPPSCEVPAYLLTTESPLPRVAEAVKSGRTLDILVVGSRSSAIVSASDANAYPARLQAALKDKLPAVTVNLSVELQPKKTAEEIAGNLVKLVEGKRPNLVIWQTGTVDAMRSIDPDEFRQAVNDGVATLQNAGADVILMNLQYSPRTETLISVPPYIDNMRVVAQQRDIPLFDRFAIMRQWNEQGDFDLFNPTHGIELAKQVHDCLGRALSKFIIDAAHVGPAQQN from the coding sequence ATGAAGTCCGTCTCGTGGTTAAGGTTTGGTATCGTGGCGCTGGCGGTCTCGCTGGCAGCGTCCGCGCGCGCCGAAGATGCGCCGCCGAGCTGCGAGGTGCCGGCCTACCTGCTGACCACCGAGAGCCCGCTCCCAAGGGTTGCAGAGGCCGTCAAGAGCGGCCGTACGCTCGACATTCTGGTCGTCGGAAGCCGCTCCTCGGCGATCGTCAGTGCGTCCGATGCCAATGCCTACCCCGCCCGGTTGCAGGCAGCGCTGAAGGACAAGCTGCCTGCGGTCACCGTCAACCTCAGCGTCGAGCTGCAGCCGAAGAAGACGGCAGAGGAAATCGCCGGCAATCTCGTTAAACTGGTGGAAGGAAAACGGCCTAATTTGGTCATCTGGCAAACCGGCACGGTCGACGCCATGCGGTCCATCGATCCTGATGAGTTCCGTCAGGCGGTGAACGACGGTGTCGCCACGCTGCAGAACGCGGGGGCTGACGTCATCTTGATGAACCTGCAATACAGCCCGCGGACGGAGACCTTGATTTCCGTGCCGCCCTATATCGACAACATGCGGGTTGTGGCGCAGCAGCGCGACATTCCGCTGTTCGATCGCTTTGCCATCATGCGGCAATGGAACGAGCAGGGCGATTTCGACCTGTTCAATCCGACGCATGGGATCGAGCTGGCCAAGCAGGTTCATGACTGTCTCGGCCGGGCGCTGTCGAAGTTCATCATCGACGCAGCGCATGTCGGGCCGGCTCAGCAGAACTAG
- a CDS encoding SGNH/GDSL hydrolase family protein codes for MTFKCRRVSGTWERLSAVAAMALALSVSPYIVHAESAMEAVASPHADASPISELRPTIGHIAVAQAGNQQGAGQVAAVRSTPTTTQPSAAMTQATPTPAATNAPPAAAQSIAAAPPQSRSITERAIDKVKQVAKSASDIFNRVPCLPPKGVAKKNFISLPHVANKLASGLPVVIVAFGSSSTQGYGSSGPDYTYPNRLAAQLRRQYPMADISVINAGVGGEDAPEMMKRLETAVIDRHPDLVIWQVGTNAVLRDLDPAETAKLVDDGVAKIQAAASDVVLVDLQYSPRVNERSENASRMNKLLGHIAELHHAGIFPRFEVMRDWHERQAIPINEFVIADGLHMSDWGYACFAQLLGDDIIRSVGQVKLGINGPADVLTYRPM; via the coding sequence ATGACGTTCAAGTGTCGTCGCGTATCTGGGACATGGGAGAGGCTCTCGGCAGTTGCTGCAATGGCGCTCGCTCTCTCGGTGAGCCCGTACATCGTCCATGCAGAGAGCGCGATGGAGGCGGTCGCCTCCCCTCATGCCGACGCTTCGCCGATCAGTGAGCTCCGGCCGACCATCGGCCACATCGCGGTGGCCCAGGCAGGCAATCAGCAGGGGGCCGGACAGGTCGCAGCCGTGCGTTCGACGCCGACGACCACTCAGCCTTCGGCGGCGATGACGCAGGCGACGCCGACGCCTGCCGCGACCAATGCGCCGCCTGCGGCCGCGCAGTCCATCGCCGCCGCGCCTCCGCAGTCGCGGAGCATCACCGAGCGCGCGATCGACAAGGTCAAGCAGGTCGCCAAGTCCGCGTCCGACATCTTCAACCGGGTGCCGTGCCTGCCGCCGAAGGGCGTCGCGAAGAAGAACTTCATCTCGCTGCCGCATGTCGCCAACAAGCTCGCTTCCGGCCTGCCGGTCGTCATCGTCGCGTTCGGCTCGTCATCGACGCAGGGCTATGGCTCGAGCGGACCGGACTACACCTACCCGAACCGGCTCGCCGCGCAGCTGCGCCGGCAATATCCGATGGCCGACATCAGCGTCATCAATGCCGGCGTCGGCGGCGAGGACGCGCCCGAGATGATGAAGCGGCTGGAGACCGCGGTGATCGACCGTCACCCGGATCTTGTGATCTGGCAGGTCGGCACCAATGCCGTGCTGCGCGATCTCGATCCCGCCGAGACCGCCAAGCTGGTCGACGACGGCGTCGCCAAGATCCAGGCGGCGGCCTCCGACGTCGTGCTGGTCGACCTGCAATATTCGCCGCGCGTCAATGAGCGGTCGGAGAACGCCAGCCGCATGAACAAGCTGCTCGGCCACATCGCCGAGCTGCATCACGCCGGCATCTTCCCGCGCTTCGAGGTGATGCGCGACTGGCACGAACGGCAGGCGATCCCGATAAACGAGTTCGTCATCGCCGACGGCCTGCACATGAGCGATTGGGGCTACGCCTGCTTCGCCCAGCTGCTGGGCGACGACATCATCCGGTCGGTCGGCCAGGTCAAGCTCGGCATCAACGGACCGGCCGACGTGCTGACCTATCGGCCGATGTGA
- a CDS encoding O-succinylhomoserine sulfhydrylase yields MSKSPAKAPASFAHYRPETRLVHSGTLRSEFGETAEALYLTQGFVYATAEECEARFKGEDPGFIYSRFSNPTTAMFERRMIELEGAEACRSAATGMAAVTTAILAPLRAGDHVVAAKALFGSCRYVVEDLLPRYGIESTLIDGLDLDQWQKAVRPNTKSFFLESPTNPTLDVLDIPAIAEIAHAHGARLIVDNVFATPIWQSPLALGADVVVYSATKHIDGQGRCLGGVILSSEAFIAEHIHNFMRQTGPSISPFNAWVLLKGLETLAVRVRAQTETAGKVADFLAAHPKVSRLIYPGREDHPQAATVRKQMRAGSTLVGFEVKGGKAGAFRTLNGLRLARISNNLGDAKTLVTHPATTTHQRLSPEARAELGISEGFIRFSAGLEHPDDLIADLDAALAAA; encoded by the coding sequence ATGTCGAAGTCCCCCGCGAAGGCCCCGGCGTCGTTCGCCCACTACCGTCCTGAAACCCGGCTGGTGCATTCCGGCACCTTGCGTTCCGAATTCGGCGAGACCGCCGAGGCGCTCTACCTGACGCAAGGGTTCGTCTACGCCACCGCCGAGGAATGCGAGGCCCGGTTCAAGGGCGAGGATCCCGGCTTCATCTATTCGCGCTTCTCCAACCCGACCACGGCGATGTTCGAGCGCCGCATGATCGAACTCGAAGGCGCCGAGGCCTGCCGCTCGGCGGCGACCGGCATGGCGGCCGTCACCACCGCGATCCTGGCTCCCTTGCGGGCCGGCGATCACGTCGTTGCGGCCAAGGCGCTGTTCGGCTCCTGCCGCTACGTGGTCGAGGACCTGTTGCCGCGCTACGGCATCGAGTCGACGCTGATCGACGGGCTGGATCTCGACCAGTGGCAGAAGGCCGTCAGGCCGAACACCAAGTCGTTCTTCCTCGAGAGCCCGACCAACCCGACGCTCGACGTGCTGGACATTCCCGCGATCGCCGAGATTGCCCACGCCCATGGCGCGCGGCTGATCGTCGACAACGTGTTCGCGACGCCGATCTGGCAGAGTCCGCTCGCGCTCGGCGCTGACGTCGTGGTGTATTCCGCGACCAAGCACATCGACGGCCAGGGCCGTTGCCTTGGCGGCGTGATCCTGTCGTCGGAGGCGTTCATCGCCGAGCACATCCACAACTTCATGCGCCAGACGGGCCCGTCGATCTCGCCGTTCAACGCCTGGGTCCTGCTCAAGGGCCTGGAGACGCTGGCGGTGCGGGTGCGCGCGCAGACCGAGACGGCGGGCAAGGTCGCGGACTTCCTCGCCGCGCATCCGAAGGTCTCGCGGCTGATCTATCCCGGCCGCGAGGACCATCCGCAGGCGGCGACCGTGCGCAAGCAGATGCGTGCCGGCTCGACGCTGGTCGGCTTCGAGGTCAAGGGCGGCAAGGCCGGCGCGTTCCGCACGCTCAACGGTTTGAGGCTCGCGCGCATCTCCAACAATCTCGGCGACGCCAAGACGCTGGTCACGCATCCCGCGACGACGACGCATCAGCGGCTGTCGCCGGAGGCCCGCGCCGAACTCGGCATCAGCGAAGGCTTCATCCGCTTCTCGGCGGGCCTGGAGCATCCAGATGATCTGATCGCGGATCTCGACGCCGCCCTGGCGGCGGCGTAG